In Archocentrus centrarchus isolate MPI-CPG fArcCen1 chromosome 1, fArcCen1, whole genome shotgun sequence, the following proteins share a genomic window:
- the LOC115783545 gene encoding 3-mercaptopyruvate sulfurtransferase, whose amino-acid sequence MALQATALVTSKWLARAVKVQGKMRVLDTSWYLPKLRRNAKSEFKRKHVPGAAFFDIDQCCDKTSPLDHMLPSEEYFADYVGKLGIENDTHVVVYDCSEFGAFSAPRVWWMFRVFGHSGVSLLNGGLRNWELEGLPMSDRYVRPTPTEFKASLNHSWIKTYEDILDNLDTKKFQVVDARPTGRFRGLDPEPRDNTEPGHIPGSISIPFHSFLSPSGHFLPKEKLQALFARAGVDLDRPLCVLCGSAVTACHVALGAHECGHPGVSVYDGGWSEWYTRAVPEHVLSEGRGKHL is encoded by the exons ATGGCGCTTCAGGCCACGGCTCTGGTCACTTCTAAATGGCTCGCTCGGGCCGTGAAGGTCCAGGGAAAGATGCGCGTCTTGGACACTTCGTGGTATTTACCCAAACTGCGGCGAAATGCCAAGAGCGAGTTCAAGAGGAAGCACGTCCCGGGAGCAGCTTTCTTTGACATAGACCAGTGCTGTGATAAAACCTCTCCTCTGGACCACATGCTGCCGTCAGAGGAATATTTTGCGGATTATGTCGGGAAACTGGGGATCGAGAACGACACGCACGTCGTCGTCTACGACTGCAGCGAGTTCGGGGCGTTCTCGGCGCCCCGTGTGTGGTGGATGTTCCGGGTATTCGGGCACAGTGGGGTCTCTTTACTCAACGGGGGGCTCAGGAACTGGGAGCTGGAGGGTCTACCTATGAGTGACCGGTATGTCAGACCCACGCCGACCGAATTCAAAGCATCTCTGAACCACTCGTGGATAAAGACGTATGAGGATATCCTGGATAACCTGGACACCAAGAAGTTCCAGGTGGTGGATGCCAGGCCCACAGGCAGGTTCAGAGGCCTGGATCCTGAACCCAGAGACA ACACAGAGCCAGGCCACATCCCCGGTTCCATCAGCATTCCCTTCCACTCCTTCCTGTCACCTTCTGGCCACTTCCTtccaaaggaaaaactccaggcTCTGTTCGCCCGTGCCGGTGTGGACCTCGACCGCCCTCTTTGCGTCTTGTGTGGCTCTGCAGTGACTGCGTGCCATGTGGCGCTGGGGGCCCACGAGTGCGGACACCCGGGGGTGTCGGTGTACGACGGTGGGTGGTCGGAGTGGTACACCCGCGCCGTGCCCGAGCATGTCCTATCTGAAGGCAGAGGGAAACACTTGTGA